From Clostridium sp. SY8519:
AGGGGGTGATATCAATGGATAAAATCCGGGGGAACATACACCTTATTCTTCTTTTTCCCATTGTTTCATAATAGAATTACAATTTCATTATTATAATTATATGGACTGCATAGCTGTAGAAAAGAAGAGATGCGGTTAGGAGAAGACAGAGTAAAATACCGGCTGGAAAGCGGTCGAAAAATTATTTTTTAAAGAAGGGGATTTATGATGAAAGAGAAGAGGCCTGTAAACAGCGTGATAAAAACATTGTTCGTTTTTCTCATGTCTGCAGCGGTACTGATTGCATTCGGCTTTGCCAATGTGGCATTTGCGGCAGACGGCGGGACTGCCGGTACAGCACCAAAAGGAGGAGCTGGCAGTTCTGCAGTCACGCAGACATGGGATCATTCCAAATCCAAAACAGCAGCAAATTTAGACGGTAAGTATGAATCGGAAATTACATTGTCGCTGCCGTCAAAGGAAGAACAGTTAACGACAGAAATCTGTTTTGTTCTTGATAAATCCAGTTTTTCTGATACAAAGACAAAGGCGATGGAGCTGCTTGATCATTTAAAAACGGAGACAGATAAGAGCGGCGCGAAAGTAAAAGTGGATATTGTCAGCTTTAACCGCACAGCGCATAACCGCGGATCGTTCGATTTAAGCACACAGTATCAGGAAATCGAGAGTACGTTTGTAAAGAAAGAGAGCGGCGGCACAAACATGCATGCAGGGCTTCTGCTTGCGGAGGAGGTGCTGAAAAAAGACAGTACCATTCCTGACAGCAGAAAGTATATGATTCTGGTGTCGGACGGAGATACCTATCTTTACTGCAAAAACGGAGATTATAACACGCCGTATTCCCGTTCTTTCATTCCTGTAGCATCTGCGGGTGCTACAGCATACGGCGGATACTATGATGAAAGCTGGTATTATCCGAGTGCGCCCTATGGAAAGAATGTGGGCAGGCCGTCCGACAAGGACAGTACGCCTGAAAAATGGGATGCGTATCTCCAGGATGTAAAGGAAAGAAACACGGAAAGTCATGGAGATGATTACGATTATATCTGGAAATATTATGACGGCTGGCAGATAACTGCACCGACAAAAGAAAATCCGGACGGATTTAAGACACAGCCCACATCCGATCAGGATCATAATAAGATCACCCGATTAGCATCCAATCTGGACATGGGATTTCTTCATGCGGCAGAAACGTATCACCGCCTTGCCGAAAAATATCACTGCTATTCCATTCCGGTACAAAGTTTCAATCAGGCAGACGGAGGCCATCCGGGATTCATGGAATATTTAAATGGCGGGGTTGCTGTGGATTTCTCGGCAATAGAAAATAAAGTCCTTTATTTCCTCGGCGCGGGCAGTACCGTAACCGACCAGATCGGGTATAAGAAAGACGGATATAATTTCGACCTGGCGGATCCGGCGCAGATGAAACTGACCGTGGACGACGCACAGGGAAAGACACAGACGTATGATGCGGAAAAGATCGGTGAGAATCACTACGGTTTTCTGAAACAGCAGGACGGAACCTATGCATATGAAGCCATTTATACACCGGGCGACAAGAAGGAAGGCGAGCAGATCGAATGGAAAATCAATGTTCCGGTCACAAATTTCCAGCATGCAAGCCTGAAATACAAGGTGAAACTGACAGATCCCCAGACAGCTCCCGGCACATACGGGCAGCTGGATCTTGACGGAAATCAGGTCATTGACGGAACGAATACAGCGGTGGATTCTACCAAGGCGATTTACACGAACACATCAGCCGTATTAATGCCGAAAGATTCCGATGGGAATGCAGGAACTCCGGAAGAATTCGGACGGCCCAGTGTATGTTATACCGTACGGAACAGCGCTCCAGCAGAGGAACATACGATTACATTCCATCCGAATAACGGACAGGCAGCGTTCCTTCAGACGGTTTCGGACGGTGAACAGGCGGTAAAACCGGAAAGCCCGACGAAAAAGGGATATACATTCAAAGGCTGGTATTCGGATCGTTCACTGAAAAAAGCATATGATTTCAAGACATCGGTTAAGAGCAATCTGGATCTGTATGCGAAGTGGGTAAAGAATACTTCCGGTACAAAACCGGATAAGCCGGCAAACAAAGTGACAGGAATACTCCTTCCGAAGGTTATAGCGAAGGGCAGACATACCCAGATTTTAACATGGACAGCGCTTAAAAATGTAGACGGGTATTTTATTTATACCAATCACTGCCATGAAGGAAGGAAGCGGCATTACTTTAAGAAAGTCGCGGATTACAAGGCTTCCAAAGCCCGTGTGTACACAGCGAAAAAACTGAATACTTATGAGAATTACAAATATTACGTTGCTGCATACACTGTAAAGAAAAACGGCAGGAAGCAGATCGTCAAAAAGAGTGTAACGGTTCATTCCGTATGTGGGAATACGAGTGCAAAAAACACAAATGTGACTGCAATAAAAGTAAAAAAACACGCAGTTACAATAAAGAAGGGCCAGACGTACAGGATCAAAGCGACGATTTATAAGATACATAAGAAACGTGATATCCTGGATGAGACACACTGCGGCAGGCTCCGCTATCTGACAAAAGACAGCAGTATCGCAACGGTAGATTACAATACCGGACGCGTCAAGGGCAGAAAGGCAGGAAAGACCACCGTATATGTACTTGGCGTAAACGGCGTCCGTGACAAGGTTGCCATTACAGTAAAATAACGAAGAGAAACGATCAGCTGTCCGGGGATAGGCAATATTCCCGGAAGGAAGCGCTCAGGCCGGAGGTCTGGGCGCTTTTTCTGCGTCATTTACTGAAAACCATTAAAATGATGACTTTTTTCGTTGAAAAACCATTAAAATAATGGTTTAATGAAAACGAGGTGATGGTTGCTATGAAAAATATTGATTTTGCAGTTCCGGAATATGTAACAGGTTCTGATATAAAAAGAGTGCGCGAACTTCTGGAATTAACACAGAAAAATTTTGCTGCGTTCATCGGCGTTTCAAAGGCTACGATTGAGCGCTGGGAGACAAAAGAGGACAGGATCACAGGACCGGTTGTCGTATTGTTAGGCATACTGGAAAA
This genomic window contains:
- a CDS encoding InlB B-repeat-containing protein, with translation MMKEKRPVNSVIKTLFVFLMSAAVLIAFGFANVAFAADGGTAGTAPKGGAGSSAVTQTWDHSKSKTAANLDGKYESEITLSLPSKEEQLTTEICFVLDKSSFSDTKTKAMELLDHLKTETDKSGAKVKVDIVSFNRTAHNRGSFDLSTQYQEIESTFVKKESGGTNMHAGLLLAEEVLKKDSTIPDSRKYMILVSDGDTYLYCKNGDYNTPYSRSFIPVASAGATAYGGYYDESWYYPSAPYGKNVGRPSDKDSTPEKWDAYLQDVKERNTESHGDDYDYIWKYYDGWQITAPTKENPDGFKTQPTSDQDHNKITRLASNLDMGFLHAAETYHRLAEKYHCYSIPVQSFNQADGGHPGFMEYLNGGVAVDFSAIENKVLYFLGAGSTVTDQIGYKKDGYNFDLADPAQMKLTVDDAQGKTQTYDAEKIGENHYGFLKQQDGTYAYEAIYTPGDKKEGEQIEWKINVPVTNFQHASLKYKVKLTDPQTAPGTYGQLDLDGNQVIDGTNTAVDSTKAIYTNTSAVLMPKDSDGNAGTPEEFGRPSVCYTVRNSAPAEEHTITFHPNNGQAAFLQTVSDGEQAVKPESPTKKGYTFKGWYSDRSLKKAYDFKTSVKSNLDLYAKWVKNTSGTKPDKPANKVTGILLPKVIAKGRHTQILTWTALKNVDGYFIYTNHCHEGRKRHYFKKVADYKASKARVYTAKKLNTYENYKYYVAAYTVKKNGRKQIVKKSVTVHSVCGNTSAKNTNVTAIKVKKHAVTIKKGQTYRIKATIYKIHKKRDILDETHCGRLRYLTKDSSIATVDYNTGRVKGRKAGKTTVYVLGVNGVRDKVAITVK